The genomic stretch ACGATAGTCGAGGTGCTCGAGAGGATCGTGCCGCTGGAGGACCCGGAGGTCTCCGCCCAGCTCCAGAAGGAGTTCGAGGGACGGGGCATCCGGGTGCTCGCCGGGACCAAGGCGGACATAGAGAGCCTGGACAAGAGCGGCGACGGGGTGAAGATAAAGGTCGAGGGCAGGGACGGCGAACAGACGCTCGAGGCTGAGAAACTCCTCGTCGCCGTCGGGCGCAAGACCGCGATCGAAGAGCTCAACCTCGACGCCACGAAGGTCGAGGTGAGCGACCGGGGCATCATCCAGGTCGACGAGTTCTACCGTACCGCCGAGGACGGCGTGTACGCTGCGGGGGACGTGATCGGGGGCTACTGGCTCGCGCACGCCGCCGGGCACGAAGGGATCGTCGCGGTGGAGCACATGGCCGGGGAGGATCCGATGCCGCTCGATCAGGACATGATCCCGCGGGTGACCTTCTGCCGTCCGGAGATAGCTTCCTTCGGCCTCACCCGCGAGCAGGCCGAGGAGCAGGGGTATGAGGTCAAGGAGGGTAAGTTCCCCTTCCGCGCGATCGGGAAGGCCCTCATCGAGGGCGAGCCCAACGGGTTTGTCAAGGTGGTCGCCGACGCTGAGACCGACCTGATCCTGGGAATGCACGCCATCGGGCCGCACGTGACCGAGCTGATCGCGGAGGGGGTCTTCGCCAAGCTGGTCGAGGGTACACCGCAGGAGATCGGGATGGCCGTCCACGCCCACCCGACGCTCGCCGAGGTGATGAGTGAGGCCGCGCTCGCGGTCGACGGGCACGCGATCCACTTCTAGCGCCTGCTCCTTCGACCCGGCCCGCGACGGGTTCGGTTTCGCCAACCCGTCCGGGCCCTCCGGGGGCCGGCTGGAGTCTTTGCTGTACGGGCGGGGGCTGTGCTTCGGGATGGCCGCCGCCTCGCTCGCGGCCTTCTGCGGCGTGGAGCGCCGGTGGCCGCGGCCGCTCTCCCGGCTCTCTCCGGACCCTGCTCTGATCGGGGAGCTCCGGCGCTACCACCTGCTGCAGTTCCGCCCGCGGACGATTTTGCGGGTGGTGTGGGAGTGGATGCGTGCGCGCGGCGGCCGTCCCGAGCGCGTGGCCGGGCGCATCAGGGTCGCCGGGGACCCCGACCCGCACATCCTCTGTCTCGGCCCCCGGGCCGGGCGGGGTTTCTTCGAGCGGCTCGCGCTGGCACACGCCGTCGTGCCATACCGGCTGGAGGAGGTGGAGGAGAGGCTTTTCGTCTACGTCTACGATCCGGAGTTCCCGAAGGATCGGAAGAGGAAGATCGTCTTCCGGCGCGGGGGTGGGGAGGGATTCGGGCGCTTTCGCTACGGCCGGTTCGACAGCCGGGAGGGGTGGGGGATCGTACCCCTGCAGCTCTCGGCTGTTCTGTCGATGCCTGGGCGGGCTTCGGTGTGTGATCCGGTATCCACATTGGAAGAGACGTAGCCTGAGCGCCTCGCGCCCGCGGCTCCTGCTCAGGGGAGCAGCGTCTTCATCTGGTGCTGGATCAGATGTGTGGAGAGTTTCGGAGCTGCACGGTTGAGGATGCCCATCGCCACCGAGTCTCTCCCCACGTAGATGTGAAGACGGTTCTTCTGGATACCGTCGAGGATCACCCGGGCTGCCTCCTCGGGCGTGGTGGTGGGCAGGCGAGAGCCCTGCGCGTTGCCCGAACCCGGAGCGTCGACGTCCGAATTGGAGGCAATATCGGTTTCCACGCCTCCTGGCATCACCACTGAGACCCCGACGTGAGTCTCGAGGAGCTCGGCGTACAGGCCCTCGGTCATCAGCTTCACCGCCGCCTTGGTGGCGCCGTAGATGGTCTGGCCGGGTACGGGCAGGAAACCCCCCATGCTCGAGACGGTGGCTAGGTGTGCTTCGGGACGATTGAGCAGGTACGGAAGGAATGCCTTGACTACGTGGATAGTGCCCCACAGGTTGACGCTCAGCACCCGTTCGATCGTCTCGTATTCTAGATCGTTGAGCCGAACGAATGGCTGGATGATGCCGGCGACGTTGACGACCACGTCGGGCGGGCCGAGAGCTTCGGTCACCCGGGCCGGCAGGGCTTCGACGGCCGCCCGATCGGTGATGTCGACCACGAAGGTGACGAGCCGGTCCCCGGCCGAGGCCAGGCGGACAGTCCCTTCAAGGCTTTCCCTCCTGATGTCCACCGCCGCCACACAACCCCCGCGCCGCAGTGCTTCCAGCACCACCTGGCGCCCGATCCCGTTTCCGCCGCCGGTCACGACCAGAACCTTGCCACGAACGTCCATCATGCCTCCTCCGGATCCCCCACTGCGATGCCATGTTACCAGATCACCGGACAACGCTGTCCGGTGATCCGATCAATCCGTCGGCTACACCAGGCCCTTGCGGACCAGCGACCACGCCCGATCGGCCACCTGGCGTCTTTGCTCCAGCGGAGTTCGAGCGACGAGCGTGGCGATCATGGCCACGCTCAGGAAGAGATCTTCAGCGGTAGTGTCGGACGCGACCTCACCACGCTCGATAGCGGGCTGGACCTTGGCCGCCAGCGCCTGGATGACCCGATCGGTGACCGCGGTCAGCCGTTCGTCATCGGTGGTCGGGGCGATCATGTCGATAAAGGCCACCGATTCGATGGACCGGTCCGTGATGCACTCCAGCAACTCCCCGAGTGTCACTGCCGGATCCGAGGCCAGGCGTTCCAGCTCGGCGACGTTGTCTTCGAACGCTGCCAGCGCCAGTTCAATGCGGTCAGGGAAGTGCCGGTAGAGACTGCCCTGCCCCACCCCGGCAGCCTTTGCTACCGCGCTCAACGGTGCCTCCAGACCCCCGGTTGCGAATACCCTTCGCGCAGCTTTTACCAGCGCTGAACGGTTCTCGGCCGCAGCACCCGGCCCCCGATTTCCCCTACGCTTCACCACGATGTATGGTAGCATGGCAACCGGACACATCTGTCCGGTATATGGAGGAGTGTGGATGGTGGGATCCTGGGACCGTGAGGTCGATGTGCTGGTGGTGGGAACCGGTGCGGCGGGGCTTTCTGCGGCCGTCACTGCGGCCGATGCCGGCCTTGAGACGCTGGTTATAGAAAGCACCGGCAAGTGGGGAGGGACGACCAACCTCAGCGGTGGAGGTTTGTGGATGCCCGCCAATCCGCTGATGACGACCTTTGGGGTCTCCGATTCGGTGGATGAAGCGCTAACCTACATGGAAGCCTGCATCGGCGACGTCGGGCCTGCGAGTTCTCCGGAGCGGCGTCGGGCGTTCGTCGAGTCGGTGCCGGAGGTGTTCCGATTCCTTGAGCGGCTTGGTGTGAGATGGACCGCTGCCAGGGACTATCCCGACTACTACCCGGATCTGCCGGGCGCCAAGATCGGGCGCTCGATCGAAGTCGAGCCGTTCGACGTTCGCGTGCTTGGGGACTGGTTCGAACGTTCGCGCAGTCGGGAGAGTGGTCTTCCTCCCGTTCCCCTCAAGACCGACGATGTTTGGCTGTTGTCCCGAGCCTGGTCGACCCGTGATGGCTTCGCCAGAGGGGTCAGGCTGGTAGGTCGCACGTTGAGTGGCTTTGCCAGGGGGAAGCGATTGTATGGGATGGGCGCCGGGTTGGTGGCCAGCCTTATGGCGATCGTTTGCAGACAGGGCACCGAGGTATTGCTCTCTTCGCCGCTGACTGAGCTCGTGGTGGAGAACGGTTCGGTAGTCGGTGCGGTGTCCCGCCGTTCCGACGGGTTCTCGGCCAGGATCCGCACCCGGCGGGGCGTGGTCCTCGCCGCAGGGGGCTTCGCTCACAATGAGATTATGCGCAAGGAGAACCACGGCATCCCCGGTTACAGCTCGGCGGCGGACGGAGACGTGGGATCGGTGATCCGGATCGCGGCCGGGCTGGGTGCCCAGCTGGCCCTGATGGACGACGCCTGGTGGGGTTTGTCGGTGCCCGATCCCGGCGGCAAGCCGGCGTTCGTGCTCGCTGAGCGCTCCATGCCGTTCAGCATAATCGTGGACCAGAGAGGCGACCGGTACATGAACGAGTCTGCCAGCTACATTGACGTCGGGCACGCCATGCTGGAGCGCGACAAGGTGACGCCGGCCGTACCGTCGTGGCTCATCGTGGACGCCCGTCACCGGAGACGGTATCTGTTCAGTGCCTTTATGCGGGGCACCGCCAGGCTGCGGGAGGCAGGGATCGTCAAGAAGGCCGACACTATCGAAGACCTGGCACGAAAGCTGCAGATGGATCCTGCACGGCTTCGGGCCACCGTCGATCGGTTCAACGGGTTCGCCCGCACGGGAGTCGATGTCGACTTCGGACGCGGCAACACCGCCTACGACAACTACTACGGCGATCCCACCGTCAAGCCGAATCCAAATCTCGGACCGCTGGAGAAGGCACCGTTCACCGCGGTTCAGCTGGTACCCGGAGATCTGGGAACCAAAGGCGGCTTACTGACCGACGCCGATGGCCGGGTCCTCGACACCTCGGGAAACGTTATCCCCGGCCTGTATGCGGCTGGAAACACCACCGCCTCGGTCATGGGGCGGACCTATCCCGGTCCGGGTTCGACGATCGCCCCGGCGGTGATCTTTGCCCACCGGGCGGCACGGCATCTCGCCGGCGGTGGGAGCTGGGCGGCGGGCACGCGAAGCGCGACCGGCGGATGAACTCGCCGCGATACTTCACCGGCGTCGGAGGTCGAGGACGGGCCGTACCCGTAAGTTGTTCGAGATCGGGGGTGCGTGTCCTTACGATGGGACATGGCGGCTGCGATGTTTCTTGCGGTACCATATGCTGGCAGGTCGAGGGAGACAGAGGAGAGCCGTGGTCCGCAGGAGAAAGATCGAGCTGAAGGTCCTGGAGGACGGGACCCGCACCTACACGATACGCCACCGATGGGAGGACCGCCCGGTCGCCCCGCCACCCGACGGGCGTCCCACCGAGTATCTGCCGTTCCGGCAGGAGAAGGGGGCGCACGGGCGTCCCGCCTGGCTCAAGGCGCGCGTCCCGGACGGCCCGGGCTACCGGGACATCAGGCAGACCATGCGCGGTCTCTCGCTGCACACCGTTTGCGAGGAGGCCCGCTGTCCGAACATCGGTGAGTGCTGGAACAACCGCACGGCGACGTTCATGATCCTGGGCAACGTCTGCACCCGCTCGTGCGGCTTCTGCGCGGTGCTCACCGGCAAACCGCAGGGGCTCGACCTGGAGGAGCCAAAAAGGGTCGCCCACGCGGCGAAGGAGATGGGGCTCAAACACGCGGTGATCACCAGCGTGAACCGCGACGAGCTGCCCGACGGTGGGGCATCGGTCTTCGCGGCGACGATCCGCGAGATACGCAAGGCCATCCCCGGGTGTGCCGTGGAGGTTCTCACGCCGGACTTCAAGGGCGACCGCGACGCGATAAAGACCGTCATAGACGCGAAGCCCGACACCTTCAACCACAACATCGAGACCGTCCCGCGCCTCTACCCGGCGGTGCGCCCGCAGGCGAAGTACGAGCGCTCGCTCGAGGTGTTGCGCTACGCGAAGGAGCTCGACCCGGACGTCCTGACCAAGAGTGGATTCATGGTGGGCCTCGGGGAGGTTGAGGAGGAGATCCACCAGACGATGCGCGACCTCAGGGAGCACGGGGTGGACATCCTCACGATCGGCCAGTACCTGAGGCCGACCGAGAACCACCTGCCGATGGCCCGCTACTACGAGCCGAGGGAGTTCGCGCTGCTCAGGCGTTACGCTCTCGACGTGCTCGGCTTCAAGCACGTCGAGAGCGGTCCCCTCGTGAGGAGCTCCTACCACGCCCACGAGCAGACTGAGGAGGCGCGCCGCGGCGCGCTCGGTGCCCGCGCCTGAGACCGTGCTCGAGAGCAGGGAGGAAGCGCTCGAGGTCCGGCGGCTTCCGGGGTTGACGCCCTACGCCGAGGCGTGGGAGCTGCAGCGGGAGCTGGTGAGAAAGAGGAGGGCGGACGAGATCCCGGACACCCTCCTCCTGCTGGAACACCCGCCGGTCTACACGGTGGGCCGGGCGGCGAAGGACGCCTCGAACCTGGGGGCCGGGGAGGAATACCTGCGCTCTTTGGGGGCGGAGGTATTCTGGATCGACCGCGGCGGGGACGCGACCTTCCACGGTCCGGGCCAGATCGTCGGGTACCCCATAATCCGGCTGAAGGTGCGCGACACCCACCGCTACCTGAGGGACCTGGAGGAGGTCGTGATCCGCACGATGGCCCGCTACGGGCTATCTGGCTGGCGGCACCCGGAGTACACCGGGGTCTGGGTGGGGGACAAAAAGATCTGCGCGATCGGGGTGAAGTTCTCCTCCGGCTGGATCACCTCTCACGGCTTCGCGCTTAACGTGAACACGGATCTCTCCTGGTTCGACCGCATAACCCCCTGCGGCATCCGCGAGTACGGCGTGACGAGCCTGGCGCGGGAGCTCGGACGAGATCTCCCGCTCTCGGAGGTCGAACGGGAGATCGTCCTTCGTTTCCGGGAGGTCTTCGGCCTGCGCTAGGCGTTCCCGATCAGGACGCCCGAGGCGAAGACCAGCCCACCGCCGACCATCACCTGCAACGCGCTCATCCAGAAGCTCATGCTGAAGTAGCGGTAGCGGATGAGCGAGATGACGAGCAGCTCGGCACCGACGACACCGAAGGCCACGTAGAGCGCGAGCGTCACGTGCGGGATCAGGAACGGCAGCGTGTGAAAGATCCCGCCGATGAAGGTCGCAACGCCGGTGATCACCCCGCGTACCATCGGGTTGCCCCGCCCGGTCAGCGACCCGTCGTCCGAGAGGCCCTCGGAGAACGCCATGCTTATCCCCGCCCCCACGGCCGCCGCCAGACCCACCAAGAGCGTGTACCGGCTGTCGTGCGTGGCGAAGGCCGCAGCGAAGATCGGAGCCAGCGTCGAGACCGACCCGTCCATCAGGCCAACCAGCGAAGGCTGCACCACCTTCAGCACGAAGTCCTTGTTGTGCCCCGATGTGGTCATCTCATTGCTACCAAAGCCCAATCTCTCCAGTATCGGTGCCATCCGACGCCTCCTGCTCTCTCCTTCGGCTCGCCACGCAGCAATTCTAAACGGGATTCAGGATAAATCAAGAACAGTTCTTATTCTTGTTTATGAGAGTCGTTTGCAGTAAGGGTCAGAGGCGGCGGCCGGAGAGCAGGCGGTAGAGGACGAGGAGGAAAATGGCGCCGAGGACGGAGACGGCGATGCTGCCGGTGTCGAAGCGGGTGGTGTAGGCGGGGTTTATGAAGTGGCTGTAGGCGTAGCCGCCGATGATGGCGCCGGCTATCCCGATGAGGGTGGTAAGGATGCAGCCGCCGGGGTCGCGGCCTGGGGTGAGGAGTTTGGCGATGACGCCGACGATGAAGCCGAAGACTATCCAGGCGACGATACTCATCCGTCTCCTCCTCGGGTGGTTTTGGACATGAGGCTACATGATAGCCCGGATATGGGGGTATGGCGGGCGCCCGTGCTGGGGCGCCCGCCGGGTTCAGACAGCCTGACGCAGGTCGAGGTCGGCTTTCATGACCATCTCCTGGGTGTCTCGGCGGAGCTTGAAGCCGAGGTCCCTGCTGAGGCGCTGCATCGGGCGGTTGTCGAAGAGGATGTCGGCGGTGATGTGCTCGAGGCCTTCTTCGCGGCCGACCTCGAGGAGCTTCTGAAGCAGGAGCCGACCGAGGCCGCGGCGCTGGAAGCGGTCGCTTATGAGGATCGAGAACTCGGCTTCTTCGGGGGCGAAGGGTCTGCGGCTCAGGCGTCCGACGCCCATGATCTCGCGCTCGCCGGTCGCGGGGTTGCGGCGTTCGGCGACGAGGGCCATCTCCTTGTCGTAGTCGATGAAGCAGATGCGGGTGAGGCGTTCGTGGGCTATGCGCTGGTTGAGGCCGAGCATGTGGAAGTAGCGCATGTAGACGCTCTCTTCCGAGAGGGTCTCGTGGAATCTGACCATGAGCGGCTCGTCTTCGGGGCGTATGGGGCGTATGGTCACCGGCTCGCCGTCCCTGGTCTGCTCGTGGAAGACGTAGTGGGTGGGGTAGGGGCGGATCGCCGGGTGCGGGAGGTCCTCCTCGGCGGTGTCGGGGTCGTGCAGCACGATGCGGGCGTCGAGGGCTATCTGGATCTCGGAGGAGACGAGCAGCGGGTTTATGTCCAGCTCCCGGATCCAGGGTTGTTCGACGATGAGGTGGGAGAAGCGCACCAGCAGCCGCTCGAGCGCCGGCAGGTCCACCGGGTCCCGTCCGCGCACGCCCTTGAGCGCCCGGTAGATCCTGGTCCGCTCCATCGTGCGTCGGGCCAGGGTGGTGGTGAGCGGCGGGAGGGCGAGCGCCCGGTCGCGGTAGACCTCGACCAGAGAGCCGCCCGATCCGAAGAGCAGGACGGGCCCGAACTGGGGGTCGATGCTGCTGCCGACGATCAGCTCGTAGCCGTCGGTCTCGACCATCCTCTGCACCGTGGCGCCGTCGAAGCCTTCGGGTATGCTCCGCTCCATCTCCTCGTACGCCCGGCGCACCTCGTCGGCGCTGCGCAGGTCCAGGCGTACACCGCCCACGTCGGTCTTGTGGGTTATCGTCTCGGAGTTGAGCTTGAGCACGACCGGGTACTCCATCCTCTCGGCGTGCTCTGCCGCCTCACGGGCGCTCCTGGCGAGACGTGTCTCCACCACGGGGATGCCGTAGGCTGCGAGGACCTCCTTGGCCTCGTACTCGGTGAGGAGCGTCCTGCCCCGGCTCCTTACGTCTTCGATCACCTCGCGCACCCGCTCACGGTCTATCTCCCCGCCCGCCACGTCCACGGCGAGCTCCGGGGTCTCGTAGATGCCGCGCAGGTTGTAGGTGTAGCGCCACATGTTGGCGAAGGCGCGGGCGGCGGAGTCCGGAAAGTCGAAGGTGGGGATTCCGGCACCGTTGAGGATGGAAGTACCGGCGGCGACGTCGGTGCCTCCCATCCAGCTGGCCAGCATCGGCTTGCCGGTCTTTCTGGCGTACGGGGCGAGCTTCTCGGCGGTAGCGGTGGGGTCTGTCATGTCCTGCGGGGTGAGGACGACAAGCAGGCCGTCGCTGTTCGGGTCGCCGGCGGCTATCTCGAGCGCCCGGGCGTAGCGCTCGGGGTCGGCGTCACCCAGGATGTCCACCGGGTTGTTGTGGCTCCAGGCCGGGGGCAGTATGTCGTCGAGGGCCTTCCTGGTCTCGGGGGAGAGTTCGGTGAGCCTGCCGCCCCCGGCGATGAGGGCGTCGGTGGCGAGCACGCCGGGCCCTCCGGCGTTGGTGAGCACCGTGAGGTTTGGCCCCTTCGGGCGCGGCTGCTTGCCGAGCACCTCGGCCATCGAGAACAGCTCGGAGATGTCGTTCACCCGTAGGACGCCGCTGCGCCGGAAGGCGGCGTCGAGCACTTCGTCGGAGCCGGTGAGGGAGCCGGTGTGCGAGGCGGCGGCCCTCCCGGCGGCGGCCGTACGGCCAGGCTTTATGACGATGATCGGCTTGGTCATCGCGACCTCGCGCGCCGCGGAGAGGAACGAACGGGCGTCCCCGACGCTCTCCATGTAGATGACGATGCTCTGGGTGTGGGGGTCGTCCCCGAGGTACTGGATTAGGTCTCCCCAGCTGACGTCCATCATCGAGCCGACGGAGACGAAGGCCGAGAACCCCACGTTCTCCTGGAAGCTGCGGTCCAGAATCGCGGTCATGAGCGCCCCGCTCTGGCTCAAAAGCCCGACGTTGCCGGGACGGGCCATCCCCTTGGCGAAGGTGGCGTTGAGCCCGGTGTGCGGGTTCATGACCCCGAGGCAGTTGGGCCCGATGACGCGCATGCG from Rubrobacter calidifluminis encodes the following:
- a CDS encoding SDR family NAD(P)-dependent oxidoreductase, with protein sequence MMDVRGKVLVVTGGGNGIGRQVVLEALRRGGCVAAVDIRRESLEGTVRLASAGDRLVTFVVDITDRAAVEALPARVTEALGPPDVVVNVAGIIQPFVRLNDLEYETIERVLSVNLWGTIHVVKAFLPYLLNRPEAHLATVSSMGGFLPVPGQTIYGATKAAVKLMTEGLYAELLETHVGVSVVMPGGVETDIASNSDVDAPGSGNAQGSRLPTTTPEEAARVILDGIQKNRLHIYVGRDSVAMGILNRAAPKLSTHLIQHQMKTLLP
- a CDS encoding GlsB/YeaQ/YmgE family stress response membrane protein codes for the protein MSIVAWIVFGFIVGVIAKLLTPGRDPGGCILTTLIGIAGAIIGGYAYSHFINPAYTTRFDTGSIAVSVLGAIFLLVLYRLLSGRRL
- the lipB gene encoding lipoyl(octanoyl) transferase LipB, with the translated sequence MLESREEALEVRRLPGLTPYAEAWELQRELVRKRRADEIPDTLLLLEHPPVYTVGRAAKDASNLGAGEEYLRSLGAEVFWIDRGGDATFHGPGQIVGYPIIRLKVRDTHRYLRDLEEVVIRTMARYGLSGWRHPEYTGVWVGDKKICAIGVKFSSGWITSHGFALNVNTDLSWFDRITPCGIREYGVTSLARELGRDLPLSEVEREIVLRFREVFGLR
- a CDS encoding VIT1/CCC1 transporter family protein produces the protein MAPILERLGFGSNEMTTSGHNKDFVLKVVQPSLVGLMDGSVSTLAPIFAAAFATHDSRYTLLVGLAAAVGAGISMAFSEGLSDDGSLTGRGNPMVRGVITGVATFIGGIFHTLPFLIPHVTLALYVAFGVVGAELLVISLIRYRYFSMSFWMSALQVMVGGGLVFASGVLIGNA
- the lipA gene encoding lipoyl synthase, coding for MRHRWEDRPVAPPPDGRPTEYLPFRQEKGAHGRPAWLKARVPDGPGYRDIRQTMRGLSLHTVCEEARCPNIGECWNNRTATFMILGNVCTRSCGFCAVLTGKPQGLDLEEPKRVAHAAKEMGLKHAVITSVNRDELPDGGASVFAATIREIRKAIPGCAVEVLTPDFKGDRDAIKTVIDAKPDTFNHNIETVPRLYPAVRPQAKYERSLEVLRYAKELDPDVLTKSGFMVGLGEVEEEIHQTMRDLREHGVDILTIGQYLRPTENHLPMARYYEPREFALLRRYALDVLGFKHVESGPLVRSSYHAHEQTEEARRGALGARA
- a CDS encoding TetR/AcrR family transcriptional regulator; translated protein: MSAVAKAAGVGQGSLYRHFPDRIELALAAFEDNVAELERLASDPAVTLGELLECITDRSIESVAFIDMIAPTTDDERLTAVTDRVIQALAAKVQPAIERGEVASDTTAEDLFLSVAMIATLVARTPLEQRRQVADRAWSLVRKGLV
- a CDS encoding bifunctional acetate--CoA ligase family protein/GNAT family N-acetyltransferase, producing MSRMKGGDPAHDVLGYERQPLDAIFRPGAVAVIGATERVGSVGRTLMWNLISNPFGGTVFPVNPHRENVLGIKAYPSISEVPTRVDLAVVVSPAPSVPGVIRECAEAGVGGAIVISAGFKEIGPEGAGLERRVMEEARRGRMRVIGPNCLGVMNPHTGLNATFAKGMARPGNVGLLSQSGALMTAILDRSFQENVGFSAFVSVGSMMDVSWGDLIQYLGDDPHTQSIVIYMESVGDARSFLSAAREVAMTKPIIVIKPGRTAAAGRAAASHTGSLTGSDEVLDAAFRRSGVLRVNDISELFSMAEVLGKQPRPKGPNLTVLTNAGGPGVLATDALIAGGGRLTELSPETRKALDDILPPAWSHNNPVDILGDADPERYARALEIAAGDPNSDGLLVVLTPQDMTDPTATAEKLAPYARKTGKPMLASWMGGTDVAAGTSILNGAGIPTFDFPDSAARAFANMWRYTYNLRGIYETPELAVDVAGGEIDRERVREVIEDVRSRGRTLLTEYEAKEVLAAYGIPVVETRLARSAREAAEHAERMEYPVVLKLNSETITHKTDVGGVRLDLRSADEVRRAYEEMERSIPEGFDGATVQRMVETDGYELIVGSSIDPQFGPVLLFGSGGSLVEVYRDRALALPPLTTTLARRTMERTRIYRALKGVRGRDPVDLPALERLLVRFSHLIVEQPWIRELDINPLLVSSEIQIALDARIVLHDPDTAEEDLPHPAIRPYPTHYVFHEQTRDGEPVTIRPIRPEDEPLMVRFHETLSEESVYMRYFHMLGLNQRIAHERLTRICFIDYDKEMALVAERRNPATGEREIMGVGRLSRRPFAPEEAEFSILISDRFQRRGLGRLLLQKLLEVGREEGLEHITADILFDNRPMQRLSRDLGFKLRRDTQEMVMKADLDLRQAV
- the lpdA gene encoding dihydrolipoyl dehydrogenase: MAESFDLVIIGGGNAGYIPAIRASQLGMSVALVEKREGGHLGGTCLNVGCIPTKALLQTASMLSDFKNGEEFGIKAGKVEFDYPQVAKRRDAVVNQLRRGVAGLMKKNKVRVYNGVGSFVEPKKVKVALNDGGEEELEGRFVLIASGSEVNTLPGLEIDHEKVISSDDVVTENESVPSSIIILGSGAVGVEFASMFNDFGAEVTIVEVLERIVPLEDPEVSAQLQKEFEGRGIRVLAGTKADIESLDKSGDGVKIKVEGRDGEQTLEAEKLLVAVGRKTAIEELNLDATKVEVSDRGIIQVDEFYRTAEDGVYAAGDVIGGYWLAHAAGHEGIVAVEHMAGEDPMPLDQDMIPRVTFCRPEIASFGLTREQAEEQGYEVKEGKFPFRAIGKALIEGEPNGFVKVVADAETDLILGMHAIGPHVTELIAEGVFAKLVEGTPQEIGMAVHAHPTLAEVMSEAALAVDGHAIHF
- a CDS encoding FAD-binding protein — protein: MVGSWDREVDVLVVGTGAAGLSAAVTAADAGLETLVIESTGKWGGTTNLSGGGLWMPANPLMTTFGVSDSVDEALTYMEACIGDVGPASSPERRRAFVESVPEVFRFLERLGVRWTAARDYPDYYPDLPGAKIGRSIEVEPFDVRVLGDWFERSRSRESGLPPVPLKTDDVWLLSRAWSTRDGFARGVRLVGRTLSGFARGKRLYGMGAGLVASLMAIVCRQGTEVLLSSPLTELVVENGSVVGAVSRRSDGFSARIRTRRGVVLAAGGFAHNEIMRKENHGIPGYSSAADGDVGSVIRIAAGLGAQLALMDDAWWGLSVPDPGGKPAFVLAERSMPFSIIVDQRGDRYMNESASYIDVGHAMLERDKVTPAVPSWLIVDARHRRRYLFSAFMRGTARLREAGIVKKADTIEDLARKLQMDPARLRATVDRFNGFARTGVDVDFGRGNTAYDNYYGDPTVKPNPNLGPLEKAPFTAVQLVPGDLGTKGGLLTDADGRVLDTSGNVIPGLYAAGNTTASVMGRTYPGPGSTIAPAVIFAHRAARHLAGGGSWAAGTRSATGG